One window of Entelurus aequoreus isolate RoL-2023_Sb linkage group LG06, RoL_Eaeq_v1.1, whole genome shotgun sequence genomic DNA carries:
- the LOC133651556 gene encoding zinc finger protein 771-like isoform X1 — protein sequence MGSVHYLRQFVNERLTAAADEILGVFERTIVEYQEKLDRQRRLVDVLLKPQIKVCRIELQHEEDEEDLSEQRLYKQENFSLNQEDVISREYTAATVPAELQHEEDEEDLSEQMLYKQENFSLDQEDDVISREYTAATVPAELQHEEDEEDLRERRLYKQENFSLDQEDDVISREYTAATELQDVDQQQLCWQERNSLLDQEEPETPQIKEEPCSSHEEEFQDTFLSLPISGENYKTEELNESRLEDQTDCFAALEASNDKVEGDTNSKVFKCDYCGKAFTFSCKLKRHMLSHTGVKPYSCKTCGKTFSQRSNLKRHSMIHTDEKPYSCKMCGKQFRNAHEVSTHVRTHTGEKPYPCDTCGRSFIQLSILKRHAMVHTGEKPFLCNTCGRGFSHPSVLKRHAMVHTGEKPYFCNICGTRFRASSTLAKHRRVHVGEKPHLCPSQDNYVGESH from the exons ATGGGGTCAGTTCATTATTTGAGACAATTTGTTAATGAGCGACTTACCGCTGCCGCGGACGAAATACTTGGTGTTTTTGAAAGGACTATCGTCGAGTACCAGGAGAAGCTTGATCGCCAGCGGCGGCTGGTGGATGTCCTCTTGAAACCCCAAATCAAAGTGTGCAGGATAG AGCTCCAACATGAAGAGGATGAGGAGGATTTGAGTGAGCAGAGGCTTTATAAACAAGAGAACTTCAGTCTGAACCAAGAAGATGTTATTTCTAGAGAGTACACAGCAGCaacag TACCTGCAGAGCTCCAACATGAAGAGGATGAGGAGGATTTGAGTGAGCAGATGCTTTATAAACAAGAGAACTTCAGTCTGGACCAAGAAGATGATGTTATTTCTAGAGAGTACACAGCAGCAACa gtACCTGCAGAGCTCCAACATGAAGAGGATGAGGAGGATTTGAGGGAGCGGAGGCTTTATAAACAAGAGAACTTCAGTCTGGACCAAGAAGATGATGTTATTTCTAGAGAGTACACAGCAGCAAcag AGCTCCAAGATGTGGACCAGCAGCAGCTTTGTTGGCAGGAGCGGAACTCCCTTCTGGACCAAGAGGAGCCAGAAACACCCCAGATTAAAGAGGAACCCTGCAGCAGTCACGAAGAAGAGTTTCAAGATACTTTTTTATCCCTTCCTATTAGTGGAGAAAACTACAAGACGGAGGAGCTAAACGAAAGTCGGTTGGAGGATCAGACTGACTGCTTTGCAGCCTTAGAAGCAAGCAATGACAAGGTAGAGGGTGACACCAACAGCAAGGTGTTCAAATGTGACTACTGCGGGAAAGCTTTCACTTTCAGTTGCAAACTGAAGCGACACATGCTGAGCCACACCGGAGTGAAACCTTACTCCTGCAAGACATGCGGGAAGACATTCAGCCAGCGCTCCAATCTGAAAAGACACTCCATGATCCACACGGACGAGAAGCCGTATTCCTGCAAGATGTGCGGGAAGCAGTTCAGGAACGCGCACGAGGTGAGCACGCACGTCAGGACTCACACGGGCGAGAAGCCGTATCCTTGCGACACCTGCGGGAGGAGCTTCATTCAGCTGTCCATCCTCAAAAGACACGCCATGGTCCACACGGGAGAGAAGCCCTTTCTCTGCAACACCTGCGGGAGAGGTTTTAGCCACCCGTCCGTGCTGAAAAGGCACGCCATGGTCCACACGGGGGAGAAGCCGTACTTCTGCAACATCTGCGGGACAAGATTCCGAGCGAGCAGTACCTTGGCCAAACACAGGAGGGTGCACGTGGGAGAGAAACCACACCTCTGCCCCTCACAGGACAATTACGTTGGGGAGAGTCATTAG
- the LOC133651556 gene encoding zinc finger protein 771-like isoform X2 — translation MGSVHYLRQFVNERLTAAADEILGVFERTIVEYQEKLDRQRRLVDVLLKPQIKVCRIELQHEEDEEDLSEQRLYKQENFSLNQEDVISREYTAATVPAELQHEEDEEDLSEQMLYKQENFSLDQEDDVISREYTAATELQHEEDEEDLRERRLYKQENFSLDQEDDVISREYTAATELQDVDQQQLCWQERNSLLDQEEPETPQIKEEPCSSHEEEFQDTFLSLPISGENYKTEELNESRLEDQTDCFAALEASNDKVEGDTNSKVFKCDYCGKAFTFSCKLKRHMLSHTGVKPYSCKTCGKTFSQRSNLKRHSMIHTDEKPYSCKMCGKQFRNAHEVSTHVRTHTGEKPYPCDTCGRSFIQLSILKRHAMVHTGEKPFLCNTCGRGFSHPSVLKRHAMVHTGEKPYFCNICGTRFRASSTLAKHRRVHVGEKPHLCPSQDNYVGESH, via the exons ATGGGGTCAGTTCATTATTTGAGACAATTTGTTAATGAGCGACTTACCGCTGCCGCGGACGAAATACTTGGTGTTTTTGAAAGGACTATCGTCGAGTACCAGGAGAAGCTTGATCGCCAGCGGCGGCTGGTGGATGTCCTCTTGAAACCCCAAATCAAAGTGTGCAGGATAG AGCTCCAACATGAAGAGGATGAGGAGGATTTGAGTGAGCAGAGGCTTTATAAACAAGAGAACTTCAGTCTGAACCAAGAAGATGTTATTTCTAGAGAGTACACAGCAGCaacag TACCTGCAGAGCTCCAACATGAAGAGGATGAGGAGGATTTGAGTGAGCAGATGCTTTATAAACAAGAGAACTTCAGTCTGGACCAAGAAGATGATGTTATTTCTAGAGAGTACACAGCAGCAACag AGCTCCAACATGAAGAGGATGAGGAGGATTTGAGGGAGCGGAGGCTTTATAAACAAGAGAACTTCAGTCTGGACCAAGAAGATGATGTTATTTCTAGAGAGTACACAGCAGCAAcag AGCTCCAAGATGTGGACCAGCAGCAGCTTTGTTGGCAGGAGCGGAACTCCCTTCTGGACCAAGAGGAGCCAGAAACACCCCAGATTAAAGAGGAACCCTGCAGCAGTCACGAAGAAGAGTTTCAAGATACTTTTTTATCCCTTCCTATTAGTGGAGAAAACTACAAGACGGAGGAGCTAAACGAAAGTCGGTTGGAGGATCAGACTGACTGCTTTGCAGCCTTAGAAGCAAGCAATGACAAGGTAGAGGGTGACACCAACAGCAAGGTGTTCAAATGTGACTACTGCGGGAAAGCTTTCACTTTCAGTTGCAAACTGAAGCGACACATGCTGAGCCACACCGGAGTGAAACCTTACTCCTGCAAGACATGCGGGAAGACATTCAGCCAGCGCTCCAATCTGAAAAGACACTCCATGATCCACACGGACGAGAAGCCGTATTCCTGCAAGATGTGCGGGAAGCAGTTCAGGAACGCGCACGAGGTGAGCACGCACGTCAGGACTCACACGGGCGAGAAGCCGTATCCTTGCGACACCTGCGGGAGGAGCTTCATTCAGCTGTCCATCCTCAAAAGACACGCCATGGTCCACACGGGAGAGAAGCCCTTTCTCTGCAACACCTGCGGGAGAGGTTTTAGCCACCCGTCCGTGCTGAAAAGGCACGCCATGGTCCACACGGGGGAGAAGCCGTACTTCTGCAACATCTGCGGGACAAGATTCCGAGCGAGCAGTACCTTGGCCAAACACAGGAGGGTGCACGTGGGAGAGAAACCACACCTCTGCCCCTCACAGGACAATTACGTTGGGGAGAGTCATTAG